One stretch of Chitinophaga pendula DNA includes these proteins:
- a CDS encoding fasciclin domain-containing protein, with the protein MKKIILGCVMLICMMTGCTKEEAAPASSPLPTLVAYINNDKQLTLFKEAFYRSGLDKDAVILNGGPFSVFAPIDSAFEAAGLDLNAIRNTEPARLSAILRYHILPGRINGETMIGFFSIDLTSLHATAKPRVCRNYEGLFIDGMPVAVANVAIGDGVLHKIKGVCHVPDRTLLELIRSRSDLSMLAHCLKKFPEMETLLADPDYQDTWQFVLGRGMTLFAPDNIAFAANGFPEEADFDALESDMQKSVLSRLLIGGKRFLPDMIGGLVIGIHIGPEQAVPNLVRPGARPSYILEKGARKFRTTGNLIAPRIKQPNIGGVNGVIHIIDQIILP; encoded by the coding sequence ATGAAAAAGATCATATTGGGTTGTGTGATGTTGATTTGTATGATGACAGGCTGTACAAAAGAAGAAGCGGCACCTGCCAGCAGTCCTCTGCCAACTTTGGTAGCGTACATTAACAACGACAAGCAACTTACACTTTTCAAAGAGGCTTTTTATCGGTCCGGACTCGATAAAGATGCTGTCATACTCAATGGAGGCCCGTTCTCCGTATTCGCACCGATAGATTCTGCCTTCGAAGCTGCCGGTTTGGATCTGAATGCCATACGGAATACGGAACCAGCCAGACTGTCTGCCATCCTGCGATATCATATACTACCAGGTCGTATCAACGGAGAAACAATGATCGGCTTCTTTTCGATCGATCTCACCTCTCTTCACGCTACTGCAAAGCCACGGGTTTGCAGAAACTACGAAGGTCTCTTTATCGATGGCATGCCGGTAGCAGTGGCAAATGTAGCAATAGGAGATGGTGTACTGCATAAAATAAAAGGTGTTTGCCATGTACCTGATCGTACGTTACTGGAACTGATCCGCAGCCGTTCGGATTTGTCCATGTTGGCACATTGCCTGAAAAAATTTCCGGAAATGGAAACATTGCTGGCAGACCCTGACTATCAAGATACTTGGCAATTCGTGTTGGGACGTGGAATGACGCTTTTCGCACCTGACAATATAGCTTTTGCAGCCAACGGGTTTCCGGAGGAGGCAGATTTTGATGCATTGGAATCCGACATGCAAAAAAGTGTGTTATCAAGGCTGCTAATTGGGGGAAAACGATTCCTGCCAGATATGATAGGAGGCCTCGTTATCGGTATCCATATCGGACCTGAGCAGGCCGTTCCCAACCTGGTAAGACCGGGTGCAAGACCCAGCTACATTCTGGAAAAAGGTGCACGCAAATTCCGGACCACCGGCAATCTGATAGCACCACGCATAAAGCAACCTAATATTGGTGGTGTTAATGGCGTCATACATATCATCGACCAGATCATTCTTCCTTAA
- a CDS encoding fasciclin domain-containing protein — translation MPDTPAQPTGYGNRILFLLKDNFSLGNIYQIVQEARMGDTLQAERPVTFMAIPNQAIISWYWLSYAEKRRWMQYLIIPGAPAFRQLPLTENRAMLTTAASNIYITRFMRGNDTVTTVNGVELLAVDNPAGNGFLQVLGENINVENEPTVMHAIHNDSTVVLFAAALQRAGLTDSLADARKTWTVLAPVNTAFIWSASQLEGLDLSSLDKILSADPERLKAVLRYHLAEGRLFTGSLYRMAAANNGTITMRDGSRVSISGNQAIFNNITFRGKHNSNVAQIAKYPNYGADPNYANIPCENGVLHKITSILIP, via the coding sequence ATGCCTGATACGCCAGCACAGCCAACAGGATATGGGAATAGGATATTATTCCTGCTGAAAGATAATTTTAGCCTGGGAAATATATATCAGATCGTACAGGAAGCAAGAATGGGCGATACCTTACAGGCAGAGCGACCGGTAACATTCATGGCTATTCCAAATCAAGCTATCATCAGTTGGTATTGGTTGTCCTATGCCGAAAAACGACGTTGGATGCAATACTTGATCATACCTGGTGCGCCTGCCTTCCGCCAGCTTCCTTTGACAGAGAACCGCGCTATGCTTACAACAGCCGCCTCCAATATATACATTACACGTTTTATGCGGGGAAACGATACGGTCACGACCGTGAATGGAGTAGAATTGCTGGCAGTAGATAATCCGGCCGGCAATGGATTTTTACAAGTGCTTGGCGAAAATATCAATGTAGAGAACGAACCTACCGTAATGCATGCCATACATAATGATTCTACCGTTGTACTGTTTGCTGCCGCCTTACAACGTGCAGGCCTTACAGACTCTCTGGCTGACGCCCGGAAAACTTGGACCGTACTGGCTCCTGTAAATACGGCTTTCATCTGGTCGGCCAGCCAGCTGGAAGGCCTGGATCTGTCTTCCCTGGACAAGATACTCAGCGCAGACCCGGAGAGACTGAAAGCAGTACTGCGATACCATCTGGCAGAAGGAAGGCTCTTTACCGGCAGCTTATATCGCATGGCAGCAGCCAACAATGGTACTATCACTATGCGTGATGGCTCGAGGGTGAGTATAAGTGGCAACCAGGCCATCTTTAATAATATTACGTTCCGTGGTAAGCATAATAGTAATGTCGCACAGATCGCTAAATATCCCAACTATGGCGCTGATCCTAATTACGCTAACATTCCGTGTGAAAATGGAGTATTACATAAAATCACCAGCATATTAATTCCTTGA
- a CDS encoding fasciclin domain-containing protein, translating to MKRTSYKRVLIVLAAIVAMTGACLKPSDSDLLVSHTKPVTTEEIVKTLAGRSELSLYNKAFIRVGTNGKLPPNKGATIFAPTNEAMQAAGYTEARINSMALAELARMVNYHIVPVAMTPQGIISKTLTAIVETLRQDTIYKPGTGNRIIAPLLYVSGQNKLFINDVETGDLTKNIVTSNGYIYPIDRILQPVPKRNLIEILDNNPDFSLFRSALKIADSIRQDAILQWDMYYEEASSDSWMLSRNIDRSIGDFTGGLPTVIAPTNKAFEAAGLHSENDLRDLANKNPLRIDADWEAGAYLVFHSSLDSIVRMHLFLGGLFSPFFYHDMQQPLLNNKWYNDYNRDVNGWGAQTQLKFPFRPVFSWQNNQAFAQWKNDPAAKALVQKYPGDGSITDNGNIYFTDQLFYTPR from the coding sequence ATGAAACGCACATCATATAAACGAGTCCTCATCGTCTTAGCTGCTATTGTAGCGATGACCGGCGCCTGTTTGAAACCATCAGATTCAGACCTGCTTGTTAGCCATACAAAACCGGTCACAACAGAAGAAATAGTTAAAACATTGGCGGGCAGAAGTGAATTATCACTCTATAACAAAGCATTCATCAGGGTAGGAACCAACGGTAAACTACCCCCTAATAAAGGTGCGACGATCTTTGCGCCGACTAATGAAGCCATGCAGGCGGCGGGATATACGGAAGCACGTATTAATAGCATGGCGCTTGCTGAATTAGCTCGAATGGTAAACTATCATATTGTACCAGTTGCGATGACTCCGCAGGGTATTATTAGCAAGACCTTGACTGCAATTGTCGAAACCCTGCGACAAGATACCATTTACAAGCCAGGCACCGGTAACCGCATAATAGCGCCGCTGCTTTATGTCTCCGGACAAAATAAATTGTTCATCAACGATGTGGAGACGGGCGATCTTACAAAGAACATTGTCACTTCAAATGGCTATATCTATCCGATTGATAGAATATTGCAACCGGTACCCAAGAGGAACCTGATAGAGATATTGGATAACAATCCTGATTTCAGCCTTTTTAGGTCCGCGCTGAAGATTGCAGATAGCATAAGACAGGATGCAATCTTGCAATGGGATATGTATTACGAAGAAGCAAGTTCGGATAGTTGGATGCTTTCAAGGAATATTGATCGTTCCATTGGTGACTTCACAGGAGGACTTCCTACCGTAATAGCACCGACAAATAAGGCCTTCGAAGCAGCTGGCTTGCATTCAGAAAATGACCTCCGTGACCTGGCGAATAAAAATCCACTCAGAATAGATGCCGATTGGGAAGCAGGGGCTTACCTGGTGTTTCATTCTTCACTGGACTCGATAGTACGTATGCATTTGTTTCTCGGTGGCCTTTTTTCGCCCTTCTTTTACCACGATATGCAACAACCTCTGTTGAATAACAAATGGTATAATGATTATAACCGGGACGTGAATGGATGGGGCGCGCAAACCCAGCTGAAATTCCCCTTTCGCCCGGTGTTTTCCTGGCAGAATAACCAGGCATTCGCACAGTGGAAGAACGACCCGGCTGCAAAGGCCCTCGTGCAAAAATACCCTGGTGACGGTAGCATTACCGACAATGGGAACATCTACTTTACCGACCAGCTTTTTTATACACCGAGATAA
- a CDS encoding fasciclin domain-containing protein, whose product MKKIIYISMLLLWLSACIKKDAPSPAAQKEARSISILLGNNYAFSLFRNAIKKAGLDSLTTGETPYTWLIPDNSAFERAGISSDSLERMPAATLKNWVLYHILRGKIKGIDIPQTLVFRMNTLEGRAVYTSTPLPGQAIYNVEPGKVYLHINGVNVDKPDLPAGNGHMHVLNKPLSLPKPTVKDIIMTRPEYSQFTAALKKFGLLDQLAGPGPVTILALSNTQMNAFGFDEAAMEHIGPETHQRFLFSCYILKDSMFFLSDIQDAYPGKDGTFFPGVIVQEDVLFFLDGGGLMVRHKRFQEGYPYDLQYGNGYAQLFTGVSDLLALNGVVHRIDRPMVVPEKALIR is encoded by the coding sequence ATGAAAAAGATTATCTATATCTCAATGCTGCTGCTATGGTTGTCAGCATGTATAAAAAAGGATGCACCCTCTCCTGCAGCACAGAAAGAAGCCCGGTCAATCAGCATATTGCTTGGTAATAACTACGCCTTTAGCCTGTTCAGGAATGCAATAAAAAAAGCAGGACTGGATTCTCTCACTACCGGCGAAACACCTTATACCTGGCTGATCCCTGATAACAGCGCTTTTGAGCGCGCAGGTATTTCATCGGATAGCCTGGAGCGTATGCCAGCTGCTACCTTAAAAAACTGGGTATTGTACCATATCCTCCGTGGTAAGATCAAAGGTATAGACATACCGCAAACACTGGTATTCAGAATGAATACCTTGGAAGGAAGGGCTGTCTATACATCTACACCATTGCCGGGGCAAGCCATTTATAATGTTGAGCCAGGAAAGGTATACCTGCACATCAACGGTGTAAACGTGGATAAACCAGACCTCCCGGCAGGAAATGGGCATATGCATGTACTGAACAAACCGTTGAGCTTACCGAAACCTACCGTCAAGGATATAATAATGACCCGGCCGGAATATAGCCAGTTCACAGCCGCGTTGAAAAAATTTGGTTTGCTGGATCAACTGGCAGGCCCCGGGCCTGTCACCATACTGGCATTATCCAATACGCAAATGAATGCATTCGGATTTGATGAGGCAGCCATGGAGCATATCGGGCCGGAAACACACCAGCGCTTCTTGTTCAGCTGTTATATCCTGAAAGACAGCATGTTCTTTCTTTCTGATATACAGGATGCCTATCCTGGTAAAGATGGGACTTTTTTTCCAGGGGTTATTGTGCAGGAAGACGTATTGTTCTTTCTTGATGGCGGGGGGCTGATGGTGAGACACAAACGTTTTCAGGAAGGTTATCCGTACGACTTACAATACGGCAATGGATATGCCCAATTGTTCACCGGAGTAAGCGATTTGCTGGCACTAAACGGTGTAGTACATCGCATTGACAGACCTATGGTAGTCCCGGAAAAAGCACTTATTCGCTAA
- a CDS encoding TonB-dependent receptor, giving the protein MKKRLHRHVRKKILYTVILAVFVYPVIGYAQQSRTFNPGRTRLKVADLISLLEKETHVRISYSDAIAGKLQQTVQLPAGNINLQTALDAMKSNAGLDYSMNQGFVVLKDNRQGETIIRGKVTDAKGGTPLPGVTIKIKGTGNGVLSGPDGSFVIKTPAGAVTLTVSYIGYLSREVKVTGGSTGINISLWESQTQLGEVQVTASRKVNNEVATLNERRNAGIVQDAISAAQMTKSGSITTTQALQRVTGVTITDDKYVAIRGLGDRSVIAQLNGARLSSADPDRSVVPLDIIPAGLLDNVTIYKTLSPDRPADASAGIVELKTRSIPDSLTLEFTTQAGFNSTIGLNGKYNGFYNNRLGFWGQRVKVHNLSADFQALKQQYPGGLVQIQEMFIQSRQNPALAAEAQRISNIMQRFEPVLTTSYQKADPNQVYNISFGNTFKLRNAHKLGIILNGNYYTRTEDIHNGVRNNYSLFQGVVTGDYRIFNQLTIPNFITPAYPRLGSYLSYIENTGKKTLNYGALAGITYRFSERHIIQAQFVGSRGAESVGSNLKGAWQNTGLTAPVYNTINQLKLSYRAFDTYNLQGDHKLLTMWWSPRVSYNISSSRSTQNDPDFRSTNLANLYSVRYGNPGGVSVGKNEYAFVAGLVHGVGNDYSSIMVADPNGRQFRYLKEKNYNVKVDITQPFKITGKEQLLKFGVNFLRRDRDFTTHILGLPGTSVGGGGQLLLNQVNGNINELVSSKYVGLKDPGTYDEEGKPRVGGFLYQIRKSPNNYTGSYETRAFYGMVDAKITDALRFVGGVRFESTDIKTHVDTNQVHVPGDLSTRTGVSTGSLRYSTLQPDNRYYTDYKPFYAFNLIYTWRQDMNFRMAYSTSLARPEIRELISIYEYDPFQFAVIGGNPNLQNQLTKSMDFRWEWFTAPGEVLSASVFGKTIEKQLQRVFFYKSQGNLSTAPEFPLIVFQNDPNEGRVYGVELEIRHRLGRYWRPIRDVYFGTNVMMAASTINKNPERLDAARTIDRRSPATSPVFEQAPYSVNAYIDYENRKSGSSAMVSFNIVGARLIQVQMDGTPDLYDRPAPSLDLTFSQSLGKRWLVRGFLKNILDPEYKQVYTNAGNNGKYHGNTYIYRQYKKGTEVSLGITYKLF; this is encoded by the coding sequence ATGAAGAAACGGTTACACCGTCATGTGAGAAAAAAAATATTGTACACTGTTATCCTGGCAGTATTCGTGTACCCCGTTATAGGTTACGCGCAGCAGAGTAGAACATTCAATCCTGGCCGTACACGGCTAAAGGTCGCCGATCTTATCAGCTTACTGGAAAAGGAAACTCATGTTCGCATTTCCTATAGCGATGCTATCGCCGGTAAATTGCAACAAACGGTACAGTTACCTGCTGGGAATATCAATCTGCAGACTGCGTTAGATGCTATGAAAAGCAATGCCGGACTGGATTATAGCATGAACCAGGGCTTCGTTGTACTAAAAGATAACCGGCAGGGGGAAACGATCATCCGTGGTAAAGTAACAGATGCAAAGGGGGGAACACCACTGCCCGGAGTGACCATCAAGATCAAAGGTACCGGTAATGGTGTACTTTCCGGACCAGATGGATCATTCGTTATCAAAACTCCAGCGGGTGCAGTTACCCTTACGGTGTCGTATATTGGTTACCTGTCCCGCGAAGTAAAAGTAACCGGTGGCAGCACTGGTATTAACATCAGCCTTTGGGAAAGCCAGACTCAACTCGGCGAGGTGCAGGTGACAGCTAGCCGTAAAGTAAACAACGAGGTAGCCACTCTCAACGAAAGGAGGAATGCCGGCATCGTCCAGGACGCGATATCCGCCGCACAGATGACCAAAAGCGGCAGCATCACCACCACACAGGCGTTACAGCGTGTAACAGGAGTAACCATCACAGATGATAAATACGTCGCGATCCGTGGGCTGGGGGATCGTAGTGTGATCGCCCAGCTGAACGGCGCCAGACTTTCCTCCGCAGATCCGGACAGAAGCGTTGTACCATTAGATATCATACCGGCCGGTTTACTCGATAACGTGACTATTTATAAAACGCTTTCGCCAGACAGACCGGCGGATGCCTCCGCAGGTATCGTCGAATTGAAAACACGCTCTATTCCAGATTCACTGACACTCGAATTTACCACACAGGCAGGCTTCAATTCTACTATCGGACTCAACGGTAAATACAATGGATTTTACAACAACCGCCTGGGATTCTGGGGGCAACGCGTCAAAGTACATAACCTGTCTGCCGATTTTCAGGCGCTGAAACAACAATACCCGGGCGGATTGGTACAGATACAGGAGATGTTCATACAAAGCCGCCAAAATCCTGCGTTGGCAGCAGAAGCACAACGTATTAGCAATATCATGCAACGCTTCGAACCAGTGCTTACTACTTCATATCAAAAGGCAGATCCCAATCAGGTATATAACATATCGTTCGGCAATACTTTTAAATTACGTAATGCACACAAGTTGGGAATAATACTGAATGGAAATTATTACACTCGCACAGAAGATATCCACAACGGTGTTCGTAATAACTATAGCCTCTTTCAGGGAGTAGTGACGGGGGATTACAGGATATTCAACCAGCTGACTATCCCGAACTTTATCACACCTGCCTATCCACGCCTCGGCAGCTATTTATCCTATATTGAGAATACCGGCAAAAAAACCTTGAACTATGGCGCGCTGGCCGGTATCACCTACCGGTTTAGCGAACGCCATATCATCCAGGCTCAGTTCGTTGGCAGCCGTGGTGCTGAATCTGTGGGGAGTAACCTCAAAGGTGCCTGGCAGAACACGGGGCTTACCGCACCGGTATACAATACCATCAACCAGCTGAAACTATCCTACCGTGCTTTTGATACTTACAATCTGCAGGGCGACCACAAACTCCTTACCATGTGGTGGTCACCAAGGGTAAGCTACAATATCAGTTCCTCCAGGAGCACACAAAATGATCCCGACTTCCGTTCCACTAACCTGGCTAACCTGTATAGCGTGCGATATGGCAATCCGGGTGGGGTGTCTGTGGGAAAAAACGAATATGCCTTCGTCGCCGGCCTGGTACATGGAGTCGGAAATGATTATTCCAGCATTATGGTCGCAGATCCTAATGGCCGCCAGTTCCGTTACCTTAAAGAAAAGAACTACAATGTCAAAGTAGACATCACACAGCCTTTTAAGATCACCGGAAAAGAACAGTTGTTAAAGTTCGGTGTTAACTTCCTTCGGCGTGATCGGGATTTCACAACCCATATTCTTGGATTACCAGGTACCAGTGTAGGCGGTGGTGGCCAGCTGTTGCTGAACCAGGTAAATGGAAACATCAATGAACTGGTGTCGTCAAAATATGTAGGACTAAAGGATCCGGGTACCTACGATGAAGAAGGAAAGCCAAGAGTAGGCGGATTCCTGTACCAGATCCGCAAATCTCCGAACAATTACACCGGCTCCTACGAAACGCGCGCATTTTATGGCATGGTGGATGCCAAGATTACTGACGCGTTGCGCTTTGTGGGTGGGGTGAGGTTTGAGTCCACCGATATCAAAACACATGTAGACACGAACCAGGTACATGTGCCGGGAGATCTGTCAACGCGGACCGGCGTATCTACGGGTTCCTTACGCTATAGCACCCTTCAACCTGATAACCGATACTACACAGACTATAAACCCTTCTACGCGTTTAACCTTATCTATACCTGGCGACAGGATATGAACTTTAGGATGGCCTATAGTACCTCACTCGCTCGTCCGGAGATCCGTGAGCTGATCAGTATTTATGAATATGACCCATTCCAGTTTGCCGTAATTGGTGGCAACCCCAACTTGCAGAACCAGCTTACAAAAAGTATGGACTTCCGTTGGGAGTGGTTTACCGCACCGGGAGAAGTATTGTCTGCATCCGTATTCGGAAAAACTATTGAGAAACAATTGCAACGCGTGTTCTTTTACAAGTCTCAGGGTAATCTCTCTACAGCACCCGAATTCCCGCTGATTGTTTTTCAGAATGATCCTAATGAAGGACGTGTATATGGCGTAGAACTGGAGATTCGTCATCGCCTGGGTCGCTACTGGCGACCAATAAGGGATGTTTATTTTGGGACTAATGTGATGATGGCCGCCAGTACCATCAATAAAAATCCGGAACGACTCGATGCCGCTCGCACAATAGACCGCCGTTCACCCGCCACCAGCCCAGTGTTTGAACAGGCGCCTTATTCCGTAAATGCTTACATCGATTATGAGAACAGGAAAAGCGGAAGCAGCGCTATGGTGAGCTTCAATATAGTAGGAGCGAGGCTTATACAAGTACAAATGGATGGTACCCCTGATCTCTATGACCGCCCGGCACCCTCCCTGGACCTGACATTCAGCCAGTCGCTCGGTAAACGTTGGCTCGTACGCGGATTCCTGAAAAATATCCTGGATCCCGAATATAAGCAGGTATATACTAATGCTGGTAATAACGGCAAATATCATGGCAATACATATATCTATCGCCAATACAAAAAAGGCACCGAAGTGTCTCTGGGTATCACTTATAAACTTTTCTGA
- a CDS encoding FecR family protein has product MNIQDFSNIIDRYLEGNASPEEIAFIQKWVMLQRNEEIMLNDTDRRRIKGDMWAFVGHETGTVAPRRLRITYLLLRCAAILVAVVAGVALFMLVQHSRRQANMIQMADRRVETPPGVMKKVRLIDGSIVYLFPGSAVQIPADYDEKQRLVRVTGRAFFEVEGNSTKAFRVETGQLSTTVLGTSFEVQQQGPNAVVAVRTGKVRVQYGSRHLSDVEAGGRLIYDTVKADLRSEKISGIESFNWTSGTLSFHQVPLSEVCKMISDWFNIKIVIRQQQLVGRKVTINLSGQSMETAMQILTQTVGCSYQKEGEYIIIY; this is encoded by the coding sequence ATGAATATTCAGGACTTCAGTAACATAATCGACCGCTACCTGGAAGGAAATGCCAGTCCGGAAGAAATCGCATTCATACAGAAATGGGTGATGTTGCAGCGTAATGAAGAAATTATGCTTAACGATACCGACCGCCGCCGTATCAAAGGAGATATGTGGGCTTTCGTTGGCCATGAAACAGGTACGGTTGCTCCCCGCCGTCTTCGTATTACATACCTTTTACTGCGTTGTGCCGCTATATTGGTGGCGGTAGTAGCTGGCGTAGCGCTCTTTATGCTCGTGCAGCATTCCCGCCGTCAGGCCAATATGATCCAAATGGCCGACCGGCGTGTAGAGACACCACCCGGTGTGATGAAGAAAGTAAGGTTGATCGATGGTTCCATCGTATACCTGTTCCCGGGGTCTGCCGTACAGATACCAGCAGATTACGACGAAAAACAGCGTCTCGTAAGAGTAACCGGGCGTGCTTTCTTTGAAGTAGAGGGCAACTCCACGAAGGCATTCCGGGTGGAGACGGGACAACTGAGTACCACCGTATTAGGTACTTCTTTCGAAGTACAACAGCAAGGTCCTAATGCGGTAGTGGCAGTACGAACGGGTAAAGTACGTGTCCAATATGGTAGTCGTCACCTGTCGGATGTAGAAGCAGGGGGACGACTGATATATGATACCGTAAAAGCCGACTTGCGAAGCGAAAAAATTTCCGGTATAGAAAGTTTCAACTGGACAAGTGGTACATTATCCTTTCATCAGGTACCCTTATCCGAAGTATGTAAAATGATCAGCGATTGGTTCAATATAAAGATTGTCATCCGCCAGCAACAACTCGTAGGAAGAAAAGTAACGATCAACCTTAGCGGGCAGTCTATGGAAACAGCCATGCAGATACTAACCCAGACGGTGGGGTGCAGTTACCAGAAAGAAGGGGAATACATTATCATATACTAA
- a CDS encoding RNA polymerase sigma factor, producing the protein MKYSQLDSDALLLNVRSGNAAAFSELYGRFWEPFYLFVYRRLRNEDDAKDVVQNVFVNIWLRREQMMVNNAAEPYLYTMLRNEMLKGISRSIKDRSRQQEMETLLQPELEQLLTPMQKEIIFNHIDGLVNDLPDRMQQVYRLSHEEQLGVREIASRLELSEQTVRNHLNAALKKLRFGLKEALLLILLADLV; encoded by the coding sequence ATGAAGTATTCGCAATTAGACAGTGATGCGCTCCTGCTCAATGTTCGTTCCGGGAACGCCGCCGCCTTCAGCGAGCTGTATGGCCGCTTTTGGGAGCCTTTTTATCTTTTCGTTTATCGCCGCCTTAGAAATGAAGACGACGCCAAAGACGTGGTGCAGAACGTATTTGTGAACATCTGGCTCCGACGGGAACAAATGATGGTAAACAACGCTGCAGAACCTTATCTCTATACCATGCTCCGCAATGAAATGCTAAAAGGGATATCCCGTAGTATTAAGGACCGTAGCCGTCAACAGGAAATGGAAACACTATTACAACCAGAACTGGAGCAATTGTTAACCCCCATGCAAAAAGAGATCATTTTTAACCATATCGATGGCCTTGTGAATGACTTGCCAGATCGTATGCAGCAAGTATACCGGCTTAGTCATGAGGAACAACTTGGCGTCAGGGAGATCGCTTCCAGGTTGGAACTGTCTGAACAAACCGTACGAAACCACCTCAACGCCGCCTTGAAAAAGTTGCGCTTCGGGCTGAAAGAAGCATTATTACTTATCCTCTTAGCCGATTTGGTCTGA
- a CDS encoding Na+/H+ antiporter — translation MHQHLPFLLALIGIIVLIEMLATRLRVAYPVLLVVAGLLISFVPGLPSVQVDPNMIFFIFLPPLLFDAAWGISFKEMKKWWRIIGSFAFLVVLFSALTVALLTNYFIPGFTLALGFLLGGIVSPPDAVSTGAIMKFVKVPRSTASILEGESLLNDASSLIIFRFALVTIGTGQFIFQDAALQFSWMVMGGIGIGLIFGWLFMQAHKLLPTDAPSDIVFSLIEPYFLYWIAEEMHSSGVLAVVVGGLFLANRRFQYLSSSSRVKGSSFWEALIFILNGVVFMLIGLELPEVVAGLRADGIPLREAIGYGALVTAILIVARIISSYAALIATLIFRPGVAPNAGSPRRMWRMPILLGWTGMRGVVSLAAALAIPVTLQSGVPFPYRNLILFITFVVILLTLLIQGLTLPYIIRRSRITEFSSELPEEEMKIKVKDSLVRETVRILKEQQEMGLLKDPHLQRMIEQWEHKIKQPDNLRMSKESKQNYLELLERQRSFLTTMSQDPELHDEIIRRQIFQIDLEEERIRLL, via the coding sequence ATGCATCAACATCTACCTTTTTTATTGGCACTTATCGGCATCATCGTACTTATCGAAATGTTAGCTACCAGGTTACGGGTGGCTTATCCGGTATTACTGGTCGTAGCAGGTCTCCTGATCAGTTTTGTGCCAGGTCTGCCCAGTGTACAGGTTGATCCGAATATGATCTTTTTCATCTTTTTGCCACCGCTTTTATTTGACGCCGCCTGGGGCATTTCCTTTAAAGAAATGAAAAAATGGTGGCGCATCATTGGCAGTTTTGCATTTCTTGTTGTGCTTTTTTCTGCACTGACAGTCGCCTTGCTGACTAACTACTTTATCCCGGGATTTACATTGGCATTAGGATTTTTGTTGGGTGGTATTGTATCTCCACCCGATGCCGTGAGTACCGGTGCAATTATGAAGTTCGTGAAAGTGCCCAGATCTACCGCTTCGATACTCGAAGGAGAAAGTTTACTCAATGACGCGTCCTCTCTCATCATTTTCAGATTTGCATTGGTGACTATCGGCACTGGACAATTCATCTTCCAGGACGCAGCCCTACAGTTTTCATGGATGGTCATGGGCGGCATTGGTATAGGATTAATTTTTGGGTGGCTCTTTATGCAGGCACACAAATTATTACCTACTGACGCTCCTTCGGATATAGTGTTTTCATTGATTGAACCCTACTTCCTTTATTGGATAGCAGAAGAAATGCATAGTTCCGGCGTATTGGCGGTAGTGGTCGGAGGCCTATTCCTGGCCAACAGGCGCTTTCAATATCTATCCAGCTCCAGCCGGGTTAAAGGTTCCAGCTTCTGGGAAGCCCTGATCTTTATATTAAATGGCGTCGTCTTCATGTTGATTGGCTTGGAATTGCCGGAAGTAGTGGCTGGTCTCCGTGCCGACGGCATACCATTACGTGAAGCGATTGGATATGGGGCGCTGGTAACTGCCATTTTGATTGTCGCCAGGATCATCAGTTCCTATGCTGCACTGATAGCTACACTCATATTCAGGCCGGGAGTAGCACCTAATGCAGGCAGCCCACGCAGAATGTGGCGAATGCCCATACTATTAGGCTGGACGGGAATGAGAGGCGTAGTGTCGCTGGCTGCAGCATTAGCGATCCCGGTAACTCTCCAATCAGGCGTCCCCTTCCCATACAGAAACCTGATACTGTTTATAACATTTGTCGTTATCCTGCTCACGCTGCTGATCCAGGGCCTCACACTTCCCTATATCATCAGAAGATCAAGAATTACAGAATTTTCCAGCGAACTGCCGGAGGAAGAAATGAAAATAAAGGTAAAAGACAGCCTAGTAAGAGAGACCGTACGGATTTTGAAAGAGCAACAGGAAATGGGCTTGCTCAAAGACCCACACCTTCAGCGAATGATCGAACAATGGGAACATAAAATAAAACAGCCCGATAACCTGAGAATGAGTAAAGAGTCAAAACAAAATTATCTGGAATTACTCGAAAGGCAAAGAAGTTTTCTCACAACAATGAGTCAGGATCCGGAGCTACATGATGAAATTATTCGCCGGCAGATCTTCCAGATTGACCTGGAAGAAGAACGTATTAGGTTGTTATAA